From Mycobacterium lacus, one genomic window encodes:
- a CDS encoding MFS transporter produces the protein MASSPGRRTRRAYPESGNQHPGMANYPADDAAYRRSRRPPPMPSANRYLPPLGQQPEPERVSAPPPRGVGGERITVTRAAAQRSREMGSRMYWMVQRAATADGADKSGLTALTWPVVANFAVDAAMAVALANTLFFAAANGESKSRVALYLLITIAPFAVVAPLIGPALDRLQHGRRVALALSFALRTLLAVLLIMNYDGATGSFPSWVLYPCALAMMVFSKSFSVLRSAVTPRVMPPTIDLVRVNSRLTVFGLLGGTIVGGAIAAGVEFGCTHLFELPGALFVIVAVTVAGAFLSMRIPRWVEVTAGEVPATLSYHRHSGPPRRNWPEEVKKVGGTLRQPLGRNIITALWGNCTIKVMVGFLFLYPAFVAKAHEANSWVQLGMLGVIGAAAGVGNFAGNFTSARLQLGRPAVLVVRCTVAVTVLAVAAAVAGNLVVATIATLITSGSSAIAKASLDASLQHDLPEESRASGFGRSESTLQLAWVLGGALGVLVYTELWVGFTAVSALLILGLAQTVVSFRGDSLIPGLGGNRPVMVEQEATRRGAAVMPE, from the coding sequence ATGGCGTCGAGCCCGGGGCGTCGGACCCGCCGTGCTTACCCTGAATCGGGCAACCAGCACCCCGGCATGGCCAACTACCCGGCCGACGACGCCGCGTATCGCCGTTCGCGGCGCCCGCCCCCGATGCCCAGCGCCAACCGGTATCTCCCACCGCTGGGCCAGCAGCCGGAGCCCGAACGTGTCAGCGCTCCGCCGCCCCGGGGTGTGGGCGGCGAACGGATCACCGTCACCCGCGCCGCGGCGCAGCGAAGCCGCGAGATGGGTTCCCGGATGTACTGGATGGTGCAGCGGGCCGCGACCGCCGACGGCGCCGACAAGTCCGGCCTGACGGCGCTCACGTGGCCGGTGGTGGCGAATTTTGCCGTCGACGCCGCGATGGCGGTTGCCCTGGCCAACACGCTGTTCTTCGCCGCGGCCAACGGGGAAAGCAAATCCAGGGTCGCGCTGTACCTGCTGATCACCATCGCACCGTTCGCGGTGGTCGCGCCGCTCATCGGTCCGGCCCTGGACCGGCTACAGCACGGCCGCCGGGTGGCCCTGGCGTTGTCGTTCGCGCTGCGGACCTTGTTGGCGGTGCTGCTGATCATGAACTACGACGGCGCCACCGGAAGCTTCCCGTCGTGGGTGCTCTATCCCTGTGCGCTGGCCATGATGGTGTTCTCGAAGTCGTTCAGCGTGTTGCGCAGCGCGGTGACCCCGAGGGTGATGCCGCCGACCATCGACCTGGTCCGGGTCAACTCCCGGCTGACCGTGTTCGGTCTGCTTGGCGGCACCATCGTCGGCGGCGCCATCGCGGCCGGCGTCGAGTTCGGTTGCACGCATTTGTTCGAGCTGCCCGGCGCGCTGTTCGTCATCGTCGCGGTCACGGTCGCCGGCGCCTTCCTGTCGATGCGGATTCCCCGCTGGGTTGAGGTGACCGCGGGTGAGGTCCCGGCCACGTTGAGCTATCACCGGCACAGCGGCCCGCCCCGGCGCAACTGGCCGGAGGAAGTCAAAAAGGTGGGCGGCACTCTACGACAGCCGTTGGGCCGCAACATCATTACTGCGTTGTGGGGTAACTGCACCATCAAGGTGATGGTCGGTTTCCTGTTTTTGTATCCGGCGTTTGTCGCCAAGGCACACGAAGCCAACAGCTGGGTTCAGCTGGGCATGCTGGGCGTGATCGGGGCCGCGGCCGGGGTCGGCAATTTCGCCGGCAATTTCACCAGCGCACGTCTGCAGCTCGGCAGGCCGGCCGTGCTGGTGGTGCGCTGCACCGTGGCGGTGACCGTGCTAGCCGTAGCGGCCGCCGTGGCCGGCAATCTGGTGGTGGCCACCATTGCCACCCTGATCACGTCGGGGTCCAGCGCGATTGCGAAGGCCTCGCTGGACGCCTCGTTGCAGCACGATCTGCCCGAGGAGTCGCGGGCATCGGGCTTCGGGCGGTCGGAGTCGACGCTGCAGCTGGCCTGGGTGCTCGGCGGCGCGCTGGGCGTCTTGGTCTACACCGAATTGTGGGTCGGCTTCACCGCGGTCAGCGCTTTGCTCATCCTTGGTCTGGCGCAAACCGTCGTCAGCTTCCGCGGTGATTCGCTGATCCCCGGCCTGGGCGGTAACCGGCCCGTCATGGTCGAGCAGGAAGCCACGCGTCGCGGAGCCGCGGTGATGCCGGAGTGA
- a CDS encoding PPE family protein, with amino-acid sequence MDFGALPPEVNSLRMYSGPGSAPMSAAASAWNRLAAELDSAATGYETVITTLHSEDWLGFASSSMAAAVTPYVAWMRATAAQAEEAASKARMAVAAYEAAVTSVVPPPLVAANRVELVSLVKANVFGQYTASIAALEAQYGEMWAQDAMAMYSYAAASASASTVTPFVPPPQTTNAAAGALQAAAVAQAAATSAGTIQTTLAQLISGVPGALIDLTRPFTALATAAGVSATPQWLQYLETFLNIISPLTGTWYNTTGLPYFGIGIANSIASAERAMGIIGPDAAAPVAGAEAALGAGISRADLPVAAGLGNAASIGKLSVPASWPTAAPELAPTVGSASAPLVSDVVAPEAAPAGNLLGGMPLAGPGLGSAGSGPRYGFRPKVMMRPTFAG; translated from the coding sequence ATGGACTTCGGAGCGTTACCGCCAGAGGTCAACTCCTTGCGCATGTATTCCGGGCCGGGATCGGCGCCGATGTCGGCAGCTGCGTCGGCCTGGAACCGATTGGCCGCCGAGTTGGATTCGGCCGCAACCGGTTACGAGACGGTGATCACAACACTGCACAGCGAGGACTGGCTCGGCTTCGCGTCGAGTTCGATGGCCGCTGCCGTCACGCCTTACGTGGCTTGGATGAGAGCCACCGCAGCTCAAGCCGAGGAGGCGGCCAGCAAGGCGCGCATGGCGGTCGCCGCCTACGAGGCCGCGGTGACGTCAGTGGTTCCTCCGCCGCTCGTTGCGGCCAACCGTGTTGAGCTGGTGTCGCTGGTCAAGGCCAACGTCTTCGGCCAATACACGGCATCCATCGCGGCCCTGGAGGCACAATACGGTGAAATGTGGGCCCAGGACGCGATGGCCATGTACAGCTATGCCGCGGCCTCGGCGAGCGCCTCGACGGTGACACCGTTCGTCCCGCCGCCGCAGACCACCAACGCAGCCGCCGGGGCCTTGCAGGCCGCCGCGGTCGCCCAGGCCGCCGCCACCTCAGCCGGAACCATACAGACAACGTTGGCGCAGCTGATTTCTGGCGTGCCGGGCGCGCTCATCGACCTGACACGGCCGTTCACGGCGCTCGCGACCGCAGCCGGAGTGTCCGCTACGCCGCAATGGCTGCAGTACTTGGAAACGTTCCTGAACATCATTTCACCGTTGACAGGTACCTGGTATAACACCACCGGCTTGCCATACTTCGGCATTGGTATCGCCAACAGCATCGCCTCGGCGGAGAGGGCTATGGGAATTATCGGTCCGGATGCCGCGGCGCCGGTTGCCGGTGCAGAAGCCGCGCTTGGCGCCGGCATCTCGCGCGCCGATCTTCCGGTAGCCGCCGGTTTGGGCAACGCGGCCTCTATCGGCAAGCTCTCGGTGCCGGCCAGCTGGCCAACGGCCGCGCCGGAGCTCGCCCCGACGGTGGGGTCCGCCTCTGCGCCACTAGTTAGCGACGTAGTCGCGCCGGAGGCCGCGCCAGCTGGAAACCTGTTGGGCGGCATGCCGCTGGCGGGTCCGGGCCTGGGCAGCGCAGGCAGCGGTCCACGCTACGGGTTCCGTCCCAAAGTGATGATGCGCCCCACGTTTGCGGGATAG
- a CDS encoding ribbon-helix-helix domain-containing protein: MKLSVSLSDEDVAALDAYVKRAGLPSRSAGLQRAVQMLRYPDLEDDYAEAWAQWSADECSAAWESTVGDGVTHAAR; encoded by the coding sequence ATGAAACTGAGCGTGAGCTTGTCTGACGAGGACGTCGCAGCATTGGACGCATACGTCAAGAGGGCGGGGCTGCCGTCGCGGTCGGCAGGTTTGCAGCGTGCGGTCCAGATGCTGCGCTACCCCGACCTTGAGGACGACTATGCCGAGGCATGGGCACAGTGGTCTGCCGACGAGTGTTCGGCTGCGTGGGAGAGCACCGTTGGAGATGGCGTGACCCATGCTGCGCGGTGA
- a CDS encoding DUF2771 domain-containing protein — protein MKRVVPAAITAVVLLLSAAAGFGAWLLVHQPGPYRPVISAYSHGHLTRVGPYLYCNVLDLDDCQTPRTQGELRVSERFPVQLSVPAAISRAPWRLLQVYDDPSNTTTTLFRPDSRLAVTVPTVDPQRGRLTGIVVQLLTLVVDPSGELRDVPHAEWSVRLIY, from the coding sequence GTGAAACGCGTTGTGCCGGCTGCGATCACGGCGGTGGTGCTGCTGCTTTCCGCCGCGGCCGGGTTCGGCGCGTGGCTGCTGGTCCACCAGCCCGGCCCGTACCGACCGGTGATCAGCGCGTACTCGCACGGGCACCTGACTCGGGTGGGGCCATACCTGTACTGCAATGTGCTTGACCTCGACGACTGTCAGACGCCGCGGACCCAGGGCGAGCTGCGGGTGAGCGAACGCTTCCCGGTGCAGCTCTCGGTCCCCGCGGCCATTTCCCGCGCACCCTGGCGCCTGTTGCAGGTGTATGACGATCCCTCCAACACGACCACCACCCTCTTCCGGCCGGACAGCCGGCTGGCCGTCACCGTTCCCACCGTGGACCCGCAGCGCGGGCGGTTGACCGGGATCGTCGTACAGTTGCTGACGTTGGTGGTCGACCCCTCCGGTGAACTGCGGGACGTTCCACACGCGGAATGGTCTGTGCGGCTTATCTACTGA
- a CDS encoding DUF2537 domain-containing protein: protein MNDQRGQSTPWATGLAVAGFVAVVVAVAVVVLSLGLIRVHPALAVGLNIMAVGGLAPTLWGWRRTLVLRWFVLGAGVGVAVAWLALLAMAALGSG from the coding sequence GTGAATGACCAGCGTGGCCAATCCACGCCCTGGGCAACGGGTTTGGCGGTGGCTGGCTTCGTGGCCGTGGTTGTCGCGGTGGCGGTTGTGGTGCTAAGCCTGGGGCTGATCCGGGTGCATCCTGCGTTGGCCGTCGGACTCAACATTATGGCGGTCGGGGGCCTGGCGCCGACCTTGTGGGGCTGGCGGCGCACCCTCGTGCTGCGCTGGTTTGTGTTGGGTGCGGGAGTGGGTGTGGCAGTCGCGTGGCTGGCGTTGCTCGCGATGGCGGCGCTGGGGAGCGGCTAG
- a CDS encoding DUF3027 domain-containing protein produces the protein MTEPTEESAVATVAEWPEGLAALLTGAVDAARAAIAEFSDPEAVGDYLGVSYEGPNAATHRFLAHLPGYQGWQWAVVVAGYVGADHATISEVVLVPGPTALLAPEWVPWEQRVRPGDLGPGDLLAPARDDPRLVPGYTASGDDQVDEVAAEFGLGRRWVMSAFGRSAAAGRWHDGDYGPDSPMARSTKRVCRDCGFFLPLAGSLGAMFGVCGNEMSADGHVVDRQYGCGAHSDTPAPAGSGSPTYEPYDDGVLDIMGTPDGGPPAPPSDED, from the coding sequence GTGACCGAGCCCACTGAGGAATCCGCTGTGGCGACCGTGGCCGAGTGGCCCGAAGGGTTGGCGGCGCTACTGACGGGCGCGGTCGACGCCGCCCGGGCGGCCATCGCGGAGTTCAGCGATCCGGAGGCGGTCGGCGATTACCTGGGCGTCAGCTACGAAGGCCCCAACGCGGCCACCCATCGGTTCTTGGCGCATCTGCCCGGCTACCAAGGGTGGCAGTGGGCCGTCGTCGTCGCCGGCTACGTCGGTGCCGACCACGCCACGATCAGCGAGGTGGTCCTGGTCCCCGGGCCCACCGCGCTGCTGGCGCCCGAGTGGGTGCCGTGGGAGCAGCGCGTGCGGCCCGGTGACCTGGGCCCCGGAGACCTGCTCGCACCCGCACGGGACGACCCACGGCTGGTGCCTGGCTACACCGCCAGCGGTGACGATCAAGTCGACGAAGTCGCGGCGGAGTTCGGGCTGGGCCGACGCTGGGTGATGAGCGCCTTCGGCCGCTCCGCGGCGGCCGGGCGATGGCACGACGGCGACTATGGCCCCGACTCGCCGATGGCGCGCTCGACCAAACGCGTGTGCCGCGACTGCGGTTTCTTTCTGCCGCTGGCCGGATCGCTGGGCGCCATGTTCGGGGTGTGCGGCAACGAGATGTCGGCCGACGGGCATGTCGTCGACAGGCAGTACGGTTGCGGTGCGCACTCCGACACTCCCGCGCCGGCGGGCAGCGGCTCGCCGACATACGAGCCCTACGACGACGGCGTACTCGACATCATGGGGACGCCGGACGGGGGGCCTCCCGCGCCGCCTTCCGATGAGGATTAG
- a CDS encoding SRPBCC family protein — protein sequence MAAPLLQAQIEIDAPAAKVWALISDFRRMPQWSPQCRWMRPFGPLRPGTRTVNLNRRNRLFWPTTCTVVEVIPEKKLAFRVDTNRSIWSYELEPSGQGTRVIESRHAENGVTAFSSLSVNALLGGTTNFERELVEGMNTSLARIKAAAENA from the coding sequence ATGGCAGCCCCGCTATTACAAGCCCAAATCGAGATCGACGCGCCGGCGGCTAAAGTCTGGGCGCTGATATCCGATTTCCGGCGGATGCCGCAGTGGAGCCCGCAGTGTCGCTGGATGAGACCCTTCGGCCCGCTGCGGCCGGGCACCCGCACCGTCAACCTCAACCGCCGCAACCGCTTGTTCTGGCCCACCACATGCACGGTCGTCGAAGTCATCCCGGAGAAGAAACTGGCGTTCCGGGTCGACACCAACCGCAGCATCTGGAGCTATGAGCTCGAGCCGAGCGGGCAGGGCACCCGGGTGATTGAGAGCCGCCACGCCGAGAACGGCGTCACCGCATTTTCCAGCCTGTCGGTCAACGCACTGTTGGGTGGAACCACGAACTTCGAGCGCGAATTGGTCGAGGGCATGAACACCTCGCTCGCCAGGATCAAAGCTGCCGCCGAGAACGCCTAA
- a CDS encoding type II toxin-antitoxin system PemK/MazF family toxin has translation MLRGEIWQVDLDPARGGEANKRRPAVIVSNDRATAAATRLGRGVVTVVPVTSNTEKVYPFQVLLSGANSGLAVDSKAQAEQVRSVATQRLLRRIGRVSPAELTDLDNALRLHLAL, from the coding sequence ATGCTGCGCGGTGAGATCTGGCAGGTCGACCTGGATCCAGCTCGCGGCGGCGAGGCGAACAAGCGGCGGCCGGCAGTCATCGTCAGCAACGACCGGGCCACCGCGGCCGCGACACGCCTCGGCCGCGGTGTGGTCACGGTTGTTCCGGTCACCAGCAACACCGAGAAGGTCTATCCATTCCAGGTCTTGTTGTCGGGGGCCAACAGTGGCCTCGCCGTCGATTCGAAGGCACAGGCCGAGCAGGTCAGATCCGTCGCAACACAGCGCCTGTTGCGCCGAATCGGCCGAGTCTCCCCTGCCGAGCTGACCGATCTCGACAATGCGCTCAGGCTTCATTTGGCGCTGTAG
- a CDS encoding DUF2530 domain-containing protein — MTAEPDQGPEPPPLPPALLEVWPVIAVGALGWLVAAVAAFLVPALADWRPVTVAGLGVGLVGTGIFVWQLAAARRGARGAQAGLETYLDPK; from the coding sequence ATGACCGCCGAACCCGACCAGGGCCCCGAGCCGCCGCCGCTGCCGCCCGCGCTGCTCGAGGTGTGGCCGGTCATCGCGGTGGGCGCGCTGGGGTGGCTGGTCGCCGCGGTGGCCGCATTCCTGGTGCCCGCCCTGGCCGATTGGCGCCCGGTGACAGTGGCCGGACTGGGCGTGGGATTGGTCGGCACCGGCATCTTCGTGTGGCAGCTGGCAGCTGCCCGCCGTGGCGCGCGCGGCGCACAAGCCGGGCTCGAAACCTATCTCGACCCGAAATAA
- a CDS encoding PPE family protein, with protein MFDFGALPPEINSGRMYSGPGSGPLIAAAGAWEGLAAELSLAATGCRSVISELTSLPWVGPASAAMLASITPYMDWMSATAARAELAGMQASAAAAAYETARAMIVPPPVIAANRALLMTLIATNFLGQNTPAIATTEYHYAEMWAQDASAMYGYASSSAAASMLVPFTAPPKTTNPAGLAGQAGAVAKAAATPAGNSASATSSMTSEMSTVSAQVVHNLSATPWYDAVLKWLQSIPTQVWIDLLNLDYDIGGLVYDSQGYTLNIVQLGQALTWPSPGIADGVGAASTGVGGAALGSGFNQPSAAAVSASWGHAGKIGPMSAPPSWTTAPSTPHIEAETISAPVAENLVQAKGTSGLLRGLPMGGPERTPNLDQRRYGSRLSVVGPRVIG; from the coding sequence GTGTTCGACTTCGGGGCATTACCGCCCGAGATCAATTCGGGACGGATGTACAGCGGCCCGGGATCTGGGCCCCTGATCGCCGCCGCGGGTGCTTGGGAAGGGCTGGCCGCGGAATTGAGCCTAGCGGCGACGGGCTGCAGGTCGGTGATCTCGGAGCTGACCAGCTTGCCGTGGGTAGGGCCCGCCTCGGCGGCAATGTTGGCCTCAATCACGCCATACATGGATTGGATGAGCGCCACCGCAGCGCGCGCCGAGCTGGCCGGGATGCAGGCGAGCGCGGCCGCGGCCGCCTACGAAACAGCGCGCGCAATGATCGTTCCCCCGCCGGTGATCGCGGCCAACCGGGCCTTGTTGATGACGCTGATCGCAACCAACTTCCTGGGGCAGAACACGCCGGCGATCGCGACCACCGAGTACCACTACGCCGAGATGTGGGCCCAAGACGCCAGCGCCATGTACGGCTATGCCAGCTCCTCGGCGGCCGCCTCGATGCTGGTCCCATTTACGGCGCCACCGAAAACCACCAACCCGGCCGGCCTGGCCGGCCAGGCCGGCGCGGTTGCCAAAGCCGCAGCCACGCCGGCGGGCAACTCCGCGTCGGCGACGTCGTCGATGACCTCAGAGATGAGCACCGTCTCCGCTCAGGTAGTGCATAATCTCTCGGCTACGCCTTGGTATGACGCAGTCCTGAAGTGGCTGCAGAGCATCCCCACCCAAGTCTGGATCGACCTACTGAACCTCGACTATGACATCGGGGGACTGGTATACGACAGCCAGGGCTATACGCTCAACATCGTCCAGCTCGGACAGGCGCTCACCTGGCCCTCGCCCGGTATAGCGGACGGTGTAGGCGCAGCATCCACTGGAGTGGGCGGGGCAGCCTTGGGATCGGGTTTCAACCAACCAAGCGCGGCAGCGGTATCGGCGAGTTGGGGCCACGCCGGCAAGATCGGGCCGATGTCGGCGCCACCGAGTTGGACTACTGCCCCGTCGACACCACACATTGAGGCTGAGACAATTTCGGCCCCGGTTGCCGAAAATCTCGTGCAGGCAAAAGGGACGTCGGGTCTGCTTCGGGGCTTGCCGATGGGTGGCCCCGAACGAACGCCGAACCTTGATCAACGCCGGTATGGGTCACGTCTCAGTGTGGTCGGCCCGCGGGTCATCGGTTAG
- a CDS encoding TrmH family RNA methyltransferase has protein sequence MSPPGRFPGVDVWDVCDPADPRLDDFRDLNSIDRRPDLPTGKGLVIAEGVLVVRRMLASRFTPLALLGTDRRLAELKDDLAAAGGEAPYYRASPEVMARVVGFHLNRGVLAAARRVPELSVARLVAGARTVAVLEGVADHENLGSIFRNAAGLGVDAVVFGNGCADPLYRRAVRVSMGHALLVPYARAAAWPADLVMLQEKGFRVLALTPHGEACALPEAMAVVRDERVALLVGAEGPGLTAAALRISDVRVRIPMSRGTDSLNVATAAALAFYERAIQARPGS, from the coding sequence GTGAGTCCACCCGGTCGTTTTCCGGGGGTCGATGTCTGGGATGTCTGTGATCCCGCCGACCCGCGACTCGATGATTTCCGCGACCTGAACAGCATCGACCGTCGCCCCGATCTGCCGACCGGGAAGGGGCTGGTGATCGCCGAGGGCGTGCTGGTGGTGCGGCGCATGCTGGCGTCCCGGTTCACCCCGCTGGCCTTGCTGGGCACCGACCGCCGGCTTGCCGAGCTCAAGGACGATCTGGCCGCCGCCGGTGGCGAAGCGCCGTACTACCGAGCGTCACCCGAGGTGATGGCGCGGGTGGTCGGCTTTCACCTCAACCGTGGGGTGCTGGCCGCCGCACGTCGGGTTCCCGAGCTGAGCGTCGCCCGGCTGGTCGCGGGCGCCCGCACCGTCGCGGTGCTCGAGGGCGTCGCCGACCACGAGAACCTGGGCTCGATCTTCCGCAACGCGGCGGGGCTGGGCGTGGATGCTGTGGTGTTCGGCAACGGCTGCGCCGATCCGCTGTACCGTCGTGCGGTGCGGGTGTCTATGGGTCACGCGTTACTAGTCCCGTATGCACGAGCAGCCGCCTGGCCCGCTGACCTTGTGATGCTGCAAGAGAAGGGCTTTCGCGTGTTGGCGCTGACTCCACACGGCGAGGCGTGCGCGCTGCCGGAGGCGATGGCCGTCGTGCGCGACGAACGAGTCGCATTGCTGGTGGGCGCCGAGGGCCCGGGCCTGACGGCGGCCGCGCTGCGCATAAGCGATGTGCGCGTGCGTATTCCGATGTCGCGGGGCACCGACTCACTCAACGTCGCGACGGCGGCCGCCCTGGCGTTCTACGAGCGTGCAATTCAGGCTAGGCCCGGCTCGTGA
- a CDS encoding Rv0880 family HTH-type transcriptional regulator, protein MLDSDARLASDLSLAVMRLARQLRFRNPSSPVSLSQLSALTTLANEGAMTPGALAIRERVRPPSMTRVIASLADMGLVDRAPHPVDGRQVLVSVSESGAELVKAARRARQEWLAERLATLDSDKRDILRNAADLISALVDESP, encoded by the coding sequence GTGCTCGACAGCGATGCGCGGCTGGCTAGCGACCTGTCGTTGGCGGTCATGCGGCTGGCCCGGCAATTGCGGTTCCGGAACCCGTCGTCGCCGGTATCGCTCTCGCAGCTGTCGGCGTTGACGACGTTGGCCAACGAAGGCGCGATGACGCCCGGCGCGCTGGCGATTCGCGAACGGGTCCGGCCGCCGTCGATGACGCGGGTGATCGCGTCCCTGGCCGACATGGGTTTGGTGGATCGCGCCCCACACCCCGTCGATGGCCGGCAGGTGCTGGTCTCGGTGTCCGAATCCGGTGCCGAATTGGTCAAGGCGGCCCGCCGTGCACGCCAGGAGTGGCTGGCCGAACGGCTCGCGACGCTGGATAGCGACAAACGTGACATCTTGCGCAACGCCGCCGATCTGATCTCGGCCCTGGTTGACGAGAGCCCGTGA